The following are from one region of the Candidatus Hydrogenedentota bacterium genome:
- the thiE gene encoding thiamine phosphate synthase, translating into MDLATRMEHFRESDLYVVISEAFCGGRPALDVLDACLDAGVRVVQFREKDLEDADRYQQGLAFRARTREAGALLIVDDRLDIALAIGADGVHLGRTDLPVEAARRIAPTLILGASTHNLGEALVAQEAGANYVNIGPIFPTRTKSVPTGALGPGMIEVIAPYLRVPFTCMGGIKRTNVDEVLQRGARHVAVVTAVTEAPDVRAAAAELRALIREGRVSPSMAAQNAR; encoded by the coding sequence ATGGACCTTGCGACCCGCATGGAACACTTCCGGGAGAGCGACCTGTATGTCGTTATTTCCGAGGCGTTCTGTGGGGGGCGGCCCGCGCTGGATGTGCTTGACGCGTGCCTGGATGCCGGCGTGCGCGTGGTGCAGTTCCGCGAGAAGGACCTCGAAGACGCGGACCGTTACCAACAGGGGCTCGCGTTCCGGGCCCGCACCCGTGAGGCCGGCGCGCTGCTCATTGTGGATGACCGCCTTGACATTGCGCTGGCTATCGGCGCGGACGGCGTCCATCTGGGCCGCACGGACCTGCCGGTCGAGGCGGCGCGCCGTATTGCGCCGACCCTGATTCTCGGTGCATCGACGCATAACCTGGGCGAGGCGCTGGTTGCCCAGGAAGCCGGGGCCAACTACGTCAACATCGGCCCAATCTTTCCAACCCGGACGAAGTCCGTCCCGACGGGGGCGCTCGGGCCGGGTATGATCGAGGTTATCGCCCCCTACCTGCGCGTTCCGTTCACCTGCATGGGCGGCATCAAGCGGACGAATGTCGACGAGGTGCTGCAGCGCGGCGCTCGCCACGTGGCCGTGGTCACGGCTGTGACCGAAGCGCCCGATGTGCGCGCCGCGGCCGCGGAACTGCGCGCCTTGATACGGGAAGGGCGTGTGAGCCCGTCCATGGCCGCGCAGAATGCGCGATAA